ATTTGCTTCGTTCGAGGAAATAGTCGTAATCCGCGGTCTTGCCCAGCTCTTTGGCGACCTGTGCCACGGCCCAGTCGGCGAGGGCGTACTCCATGTCGTAAGCCACCGCCTCGTTGAAGAGGTCGCAGGGGATATAGCCGTATTTCATGCGCAGATCCATACCCCGCTCGCCGAGCATCGCCGACTGCTTGAGCGCCTCGTAGGCCTGCTCCCTGTCGAAGCCACCGTAGCCTTTGAGCACGGCATCGGCCAGGGCCGGGATACCGGGATTGCCGACCATGCAGTCGGTTTCGTTGCCCATCAGGTGCCATACGGGAAGCTTGCCCTGCTGCCGGTAGATATGGAGCATCGTATTAGCGATGTCGGGCATCTTCTCGGGGTGGAGGATCGTCATGAGGGGCTGGGCGGCGCGGTAGGTGTCCCACAGCGAGAAAGTCGTATAGTTCACGAACGGCGCGGCGCGGTAGATCTTGCCGTCGGAACCGCGGTAGTCGCCGTTCACGTCGCAGAATTCGGACGGGGCGACCATCGTGTGGTAAAGCGCCGTATAGAAAATGCGGCGTGCGGCGTCGTCCGAAGTCTCGATGCGCACCTTTTGCAACTCGGCGTCCCACGCCCGGTCGGCGGCGGCGGCCGTCGCTTCGAAGTCCCAGCCGGGAAGCTCGGACTGCATGTTCAGACGTGCATTCTCGATGCTCACGGGCGAAATGGCGACCTTGACATAGATCGTCTCTCCGGCCGAAGTGTCGAAACCGACTCGGCCGTAAAGGCGCTCCGCCCTGAAGCTGTCGCCTTCGCGCAGGCCGCCGCCCTCGCCGCCCTCGTAAATGGCCAGCGACTTGAAGGGTTTGGAGAATTCGGCCGTGAAATAGACCCGCTGGTCTTTCGCCCAGCCCGTCGAGTAGCGGTAGCCGCTGATCGTATGGTCGTCGGCACGCTCGATGAAGGTTTCGGTCGGGGCATCCCAGCAGCCGCCGTTCTCGAGGTCGAAGACCACGGCGGCATCGGCCGATGCCGGGAAGGTGTATTTGTGCAGGCCGACGCGCTTGGTGGCGGTCAGCTCCACGTCGATGCCGTAGCGGTCGAGCCGCGTGGCGTAATAGCCCGGGCGGGCCTTTTCATTGGCGTGGCTGAAATACGACCACATGCCCGACTGGGGGTCGTCCTCCGTGCCGCGGGCATAGGTCACCTGCCCCACGACGGGCATCACCGTGACGTCGAACAGATCGCCGATACCGGTGCCGTTCAGGTGTGTGTGGCTGAAACCGATGACCGTCGTGTCGGAAATGTGGTAGCCCGACGTCCAGTCCCACGACTGCGGGATGCTCGTGGGGCCGAGCTGTACGGCGCCGAACGGGACGTTGGCGCCCATGAATACATGGCCGTGGCCGCCCGTGCCGATACGCATGTCGACATACTGCGTCAGCGAATCCGTACGGGGTGCCTGCGAGCAGGCCGCCAGAAGCAGGCCTGCGCCGAGAGCTGAGAGAGATTTTAAATTCATAGGGACATATGTTGTTTTTATTTGCGTTCGGGTTGCAATCCGAAAACCAGCCGGCCGCCGCCCACCAGTTCGCCATGCGAAATGCGGTATTTCTTCAGCGGCCTGCCGCCGAGGGTCATCGAGCCGATGTAGAGGTCGCCGGCTCCGGAGCGCTCCGTTTCTATAACGAGCTCCCCGGCCGGATAGTATTTCGGGTCGAGCGTAACGGTCACCTTGTCGAAAACGGGCGATGTAAGCGTATAGTAAGGCTCCCCCGGGCAGTCCGGGTAGAGGCCCATCATCGAGAAGACCGCCCACGCCGACATGGTGCCCGTGTCGTCGTTGCCGGGGATGCCGTCGGGGGCTGTCGTAAAGTACCTGTCCAGCAAACGCCGCACCTCGCGCTGCGTACGCCACTCCTCGCCCTGGAAATAGCTGAACAAGTAAGGATAGGCGATGTCGGGTTCGTTCGCCGGGTCGTACAGCCCCTGGTCGAAGACCATCTGCAGCTTGTCGATGAATCGGCGTCTGCCGCCCATCAGTCGGGCCAGTCCGGCCACGTCGTGCGGGACATAGAACGTATAGTTCCAGGCCGAACCTTCGTGGAAGCCGGGGACGGGTTCGAAATTCTCGCCCTGGCGCGGGTCGAAGGGCGTGAGGAACTTACCCTCCTTGGTAATCGGACGGAACGTGCCCGACTCGGTGCTGTAATAGTTCTTATAGCCGAGCGAGCGGGCGCGGAACAGCGCCGCGTCGTCTTTTTTGCCGAGCGAGTCGGCCAGCAGCGACAGCGCGTGGTCGGCGATATAGTATTCCAGGGCGTGCGACACGGAGTTGTCGCCCGAAAGGTCGCGGGCGTAGAAGCCCAGCGGCACATAGCCTTTTTCGATGTAGGGGTCGATGTCGGGGCGCATCCTGTTCCGCGCGCCCGGCGTCGTGGCCGACTTGCGCATCGCCTCGTAGGCGGCGTCCACATCGAAATCGCGCAGCCCCTTCATCCAGGTATCGACGATCACGGGGATCGACGGGTCGCCCTCCA
This Alistipes onderdonkii DNA region includes the following protein-coding sequences:
- a CDS encoding GH92 family glycosyl hydrolase yields the protein MNLKSLSALGAGLLLAACSQAPRTDSLTQYVDMRIGTGGHGHVFMGANVPFGAVQLGPTSIPQSWDWTSGYHISDTTVIGFSHTHLNGTGIGDLFDVTVMPVVGQVTYARGTEDDPQSGMWSYFSHANEKARPGYYATRLDRYGIDVELTATKRVGLHKYTFPASADAAVVFDLENGGCWDAPTETFIERADDHTISGYRYSTGWAKDQRVYFTAEFSKPFKSLAIYEGGEGGGLREGDSFRAERLYGRVGFDTSAGETIYVKVAISPVSIENARLNMQSELPGWDFEATAAAADRAWDAELQKVRIETSDDAARRIFYTALYHTMVAPSEFCDVNGDYRGSDGKIYRAAPFVNYTTFSLWDTYRAAQPLMTILHPEKMPDIANTMLHIYRQQGKLPVWHLMGNETDCMVGNPGIPALADAVLKGYGGFDREQAYEALKQSAMLGERGMDLRMKYGYIPCDLFNEAVAYDMEYALADWAVAQVAKELGKTADYDYFLERSKSYRHFFDPQTRFMRGLDSKGRFRTPFNPFASTHREDDYCEGNAWQYTWLVPHDVEGLIGCFGGKEAFTGKLDSLFVVSSVLEGAASPDISGLIGQYAHGNEPSHHVVYLYTMIGQPAKTADKVREILTTLYHDQPDGLSGNEDVGQMSAWYVLSSLGFYQVEPAGGRYFFGSPLFDRAEVRVRDGVLTVTAHNNSAANKYIQAVKLNGKPYTKPYIAFDDIAAGGRLEFEMGAQPAVWYEL